The genomic DNA TTTCAGCATCGACGACGGCTGTGGCGCCCCACAATACCGCTCAATGCTGAACTGCACAGGTACCGAACTGTTTTTCATGACCACTTCGGGGCGGTACAAAGTCCAATCAATCGACTACAACAAACAAACCATGGTGGTTTACGACCCTGCCATGTCGACATGTTCCATTCTTCAACCCCACCATGATTTCGTTATGACGGACGTTGAATCCGTCGTGATACCGCCTAGTTCCGACACCGTTTTTGCCCTTCTCAATTGTTCTATCGACTCGCCGGTGCTTAACCGGTACAAGAACCTTTGTTTTAACTTCTCAGGGCATTCGTGTGATGAGCTTTACGGTGGGTGTAATGCTTTTAGGGTGTTCCGTTCGTTTACTAATAGTTCGCCGCCTTGTTGTTTCACGGGGTACGATACGGTGAAGTATATGAGCATGAATATATTGGATTGTTCGCATTATACTAGTTTTATTAATGTTGATGGTTTGAAGGGGATTGGACCGGCGGATTGGGTTTACGGGATGAAATTGTCTTACGCCGTGCCGGACACCGGTTGTGGGAGGTGTACT from Gossypium arboreum isolate Shixiya-1 chromosome 9, ASM2569848v2, whole genome shotgun sequence includes the following:
- the LOC108456342 gene encoding wall-associated receptor kinase-like 15 yields the protein MDPTSQPISQKVTKISGTVTPPRSPLPYPFPFPIIPTYTTTQSPPLLLNIMQHPLKHHLTLTLLALILLSHFPPASPVTPCRTVCGTTAINYPFSIDDGCGAPQYRSMLNCTGTELFFMTTSGRYKVQSIDYNKQTMVVYDPAMSTCSILQPHHDFVMTDVESVVIPPSSDTVFALLNCSIDSPVLNRYKNLCFNFSGHSCDELYGGCNAFRVFRSFTNSSPPCCFTGYDTVKYMSMNILDCSHYTSFINVDGLKGIGPADWVYGMKLSYAVPDTGCGRCTRSGGACGYDTETGVMMCLCSTSMNATRECGSNGDIGSGQKLALRTKFHAFALVVGAFIYFVIFI